A genome region from Leishmania mexicana MHOM/GT/2001/U1103 complete genome, chromosome 28 includes the following:
- a CDS encoding putative DNA repair protein encodes MSTQLLPFQKEGVGWMMQREMSHIGGIMADHLGMGKTVQMIGLCLVSDKVNKGFYSKQMQQRRMLAEGSRLITVLRQLQRISVVANCSRINRPADDLSSLITTTSDLLKTKQGDYKGVRAEIDKWLTFAGKFHPSYQKRALDFLDDVERKEFHLINSKELRTLVVVPAALMLQWKSEIESKVKASRKIAVYLYHGDSKLISSTELETFDFVITTYDTLTNSAAPAFIPGDDPRTFAFSRREAGPLFHIQWKRIILDEAHMIRHARTQRWRAVQELQGLHRWAVTATPLHNSIDDLQNLLHFIGLPRLPVLPGGNAEELLADPLLQRSIAKSLQPAFLRRGPVMMRNGVKEVLVKLPPKTEVVIKQPFSVRESHMYNSILARSRSALATSENKEGVFHIFAMMTRLRQVCCHSWISQGRAVQISVCGICKSEASAPVTTKCGHAFCHECLLLRFRDAVDGDDVATRIECPTCAQTITFSSVFKRTTPSSSQRIAQYKNHEFELSTKLRMVLRSIHDMQKNHPADKMIIFSQFTSFMDVISVALDRYNIAFLRIDGTMSLSNRNAVIRQFQTTEHIKIVLASKTATGVGLNLTAANHVVVVDPWWNPAIEEQAVHRCYRIGQKKPVYVTRFIIADTIEQYCYEICQRKKEFGDAVLRAATAGDSGAKVAASRLQELMSRLKYVGDGEQEDSATKASDDALDGDKDEQHKPSATENESTHSLEFSSLHGHDDESETTVV; translated from the coding sequence ATGAGCACGCAGCTACTGCCATTTCAGAAAGAAGGTGTGGGATGGATGATGCAGCGCGAAATGAGCCACATCGGTGGTATTATGGCGGATCATCTCGGTATGGGAAAAACGGTGCAGATGATTGGCTTGTGTCTCGTGTCTGACAAAGTGAACAAGGGGTTCTACTCGAAGCAAATGCAACAACGGAGAATGCTAGCCGAAGGGAGTCGCTTGATTACGGTGCttcggcagctgcagagAATCAGTGTCGTTGCTAACTGCTCGCGAATCAACCGGCCGGCAGATGATCTTTCGTCactcatcaccaccacctcagATCTGCTGAAAACGAAACAGGGGGACTACAAGGGAGTTCGTGCAGAGATTGACAAGTGGCTGACATTTGCGGGCAAGTTTCATCCTTCCTATCAGAAACGCGCGTTAGATTTCCTCGATGATGTCGAAAGGAAGGAGTTTCATCTCATCAACTCAAAGGAATTGCGCACCCTTGTTGTTGTTCCGGCTGCCCTCATGCTCCAGTGGAAGTCTGAGATCGAATCTAAAGTAAAGGCTTCTCGCAAAATCGCCGTATACCTCTATCACGGTGATAGTAAGCTGATCAGCAGCACGGAGCTTGAAACGTTTGACTTTGTCATCACCACCTACGATACACTCACGAACTCTGCGGCTCCGGCTTTTATTCCCGGTGACGATCCGCGCACGTTCGCCTTCAGTCGAAGAGAGGCTGGCCCGCTTTTTCACATTCAGTGGAAACGAATCATTCTCGACGAGGCCCACATGATTCGCCACGCACGGACGCAACGCTGGCGCGCCGTTCAGGAGCTGCAAGGGCTTCACCGCTGGGCTGTGACGGCGACACCGCTGCACAACTCCATCGATGACCTGCAGAACCTTCTCCACTTTATCGGTCTTCCGCGTTTGCCTGTGTTGCCAGGAGGCAATGCCGAGGAGCTTCTCGCCGATCcgttgctgcagcggagTATTGCAAAGTCTCTACAGCCAGCATTTCTGCGACGTGGCCCAGTGATGATGCGAAATGGCGTGAAGGAGGTCCTCGTAAAGCTGCCACCGAAGACGGAGGTTGTCATTAAGCAGCCATTCAGCGTGAGGGAGTCACACATGTACAACAGCATCTTGGCACGCTCAAGAAGCGCCTTGGCGACATCAGAAAATAAAGAGGGTGTCTTTCATATCTTTGCCATGATGACGCGACTTCGGCAGGTTTGCTGCCACAGCTGGATCAGCCAGGGCCGTGCTGTTCAGATCTCTGTTTGCGGCATTTGTAAGAGTGAAGCAAGCGCGCCAGTGACCACCAAGTGTGGCCACGCGTTCTGCCACGAGTGCTTGCTGCTCCGGTTCCGTGACGCTgtcgatggcgacgacgtAGCCACGCGAATCGAGTGCCCGACGTGCGCGCAAACTATTACCTTCAGTTCTGTGTTCAAAAGGACCACACCTAGCTCAAGCCAGCGAATTGCTCAATACAAGAATCATGAGTTCGAGCTGAGCACGAAGCTCCGGATGGTGCTGCGCTCTATTCACGATATGCAGAAGAATCACCCCGCTGATAAAATGATCATATTTTCCCAGTTCACCTCCTTCATGGACGTCATCAGCGTCGCGTTGGATCGTTACAACATTGCCTTTCTGCGCATCGACGGGACAATGTCGCTGTCCAACCGAAACGCTGTCATTCGTCAGTTTCAGACTACCGAACACATTAAGATTGTGCTGGCAAGCAAGACAGCTACTGGTGTTGGTCTGAATCTCACCGCGGCGAATCACGTAGTGGTCGTCGATCCTTGGTGGAACCCCGCCATCGAAGAGCAGGCTGTGCACCGTTGCTATCGCATCGGGCAGAAGAAGCCGGTGTACGTAACGCGATTCATTATTGCGGACACTATTGAGCAATACTGCTACGAAATTTGCCAGCGGAAAAAAGAGTTTGGCGACGCAGtcctgcgcgccgccacagcgGGCGACTCAGGAGCCAAAGTAGCTGCCTCGCGCCTTCAAGAACTCATGTCACGTCTGAAGTATGTTGGAGACGGCGAGCAAGAGGACTCTGCCACGAAGGCATCTGACGATGCGCTCGACGGTGACAAAGACGAGCAGCACAAGCCCTCAGCCACCGAGAATGAATCCACTCACAGCCTTGAATTCAGTAGTCTCCACGGCCACGACGATGAAAGTGAGACCACCGTTGTGTAG